In Equus caballus isolate H_3958 breed thoroughbred chromosome 25, TB-T2T, whole genome shotgun sequence, one DNA window encodes the following:
- the NAIF1 gene encoding nuclear apoptosis-inducing factor 1 — MAVPAKKRKMNFSEREVEIIVEELELKKHLLVNHFNAGVPLAAKSAAWHGILRRVNAVATCRRELPEVKKKWSDLKTEVRRKVAQVRAAVEGGEAPGSTEEDGAGGPGTGGGSGGGGPAVAPVLLTPMQQRICNLLGEATIISLPSTTEIHPVALGPTATAAAATVTLTQIPTDTTYHTLEEGVVEYCTAEAPPPLPAEAPVEMMAQHADTSVKPQALKSRIALNSAKLIQEQRVTNLHVKEIAQHLEQQNDLLQMIRRSQEVQACAQERQAQAMEGTQAALSVLIQVLRPMIKDFRRYLQSNTPNPAPTSDPGQVAQNGQPDSIIQ, encoded by the exons ATGGCTGTCCCagccaagaagaggaagatgaactTCTCTGAGCGAGAGGTGGAGATCATCGTGGAGGAGCTGGAACTGAAGAAGCACCTGCTGGTGAACCACTTCAACGCCGGGGTCCCTCTGGCTGCCAAGAGCGCCGCCTGGCACGGCATCCTGAGAAGGGTCAACGCTGTGGCCACCTGCCGCAGGGAGCTGCCTGAAGTCAAGAAGAAATGGTCTGACCTCAAGACCGAGGTCCGTCGAAAGGTTGCCCAGGTCCGGGCGGCCGTGGAGGGTGGCGAGGCCCCAGGGTCCACTGAGGAGGATGGAGCTGGTGGACCTGGGACAGGTGGTGGCAGTGGCGGCGGTGGCCCAGCTGTAGCCCCTGTACTGCTCACCCCCATGCAGCAGCGCATCTGCAACCTACTGGGCGAGGCCACCATCATCAGCCTGCCCAGTACCACAGAGATCCACCCTGTGGCCCTTGGACCCACGGCCACTGCAGCCGCAGCCACGGTCACCCTGACACAGA TCCCCACAGACACCACCTATCACACTCTGGAGGAGGGAGTGGTAGAGTACTGCACAGCCGAGGCCCCCCCGCCCCTGCCAGCCGAGGCCCCGGTGGAGATGATGGCCCAGCACGCTGACACCTCCGTCAAGCCGCAGGCACTTAAGAGCCGCATCGCCCTCAACTCGGCCAAGCTGATCCAGGAGCAGCGGGTCACCAATCTGCACGTGAAGGAGATCGCCCAGCACCTGGAGCAGCAGAACGACCTGCTGCAGATGATCCGCCGCTCCCAGGAAGTGCAGGCCTGCGCCCAGGAGCGCCAGGCTCAGGCCATGGAGGGCACCCAGGCGGCCCTGAGTGTCCTCATCCAGGTCCTCCGGCCCATGATCAAAGATTTCCGCCGCTACCTGCAGAGCAACACACCTAATCCCGCCCCTACCTCTGACCCTGGACAGGTGGCCCAGAATGGGCAGCCCGACAGCATCATCCAGTGA